From Coffea arabica cultivar ET-39 chromosome 2e, Coffea Arabica ET-39 HiFi, whole genome shotgun sequence, the proteins below share one genomic window:
- the LOC113732770 gene encoding sugar transporter ERD6-like 5 isoform X2, which produces MLGAIISGKVADIIGRRGALWFAELLLIIGWLAIAFAKGVWWLIVGRLLLGFSTGVQTYVSIVYLAETIPPNIRGGFTMASQFMACAGIAVMFSFGNIIPWRFLALIGTIPCIIQLIGLFFVPESPRWLANVGRQKELEASLQWLRGKETDISQEAAEIQDCNQSLYKQPISRFQELLETRYARPVSIGVGLSFLLPWGGSNGVLLYASSIFDTAGCNVGIATTTMSFIQIPFSVLGVLLMDKFGRRPLLMVDLAGACLGGLLIGVGFLLQDLKLPVDLSATTVFVGMQMFFAFYAFGAGLPFVIIAEVFPMNIKGTAGSLAAFINYLNSWIVAYVFNFLFKWSSAGAFFIFSIIYALLILFVLKMLPETKKKSLEEIQALWTQEVH; this is translated from the exons ATGTTGGGTGCAATCATAAGCGGCAAAGTAGCTGACATCATTGGTCGAAGAGGC GCATTATGGTTTGCTGAACTACTTCTCATCATTGGTTGGCTAGCAATTGCGTTTGCAAAg GGCGTGTGGTGGCTCATAGTAGGAAGACTGTTGTTGGGATTCAGCACTGGAGTTCAAACTTATGTG TCTATCGTATATCTTGCTGAAACCATACCACCAAATATTCGGGGAGGATTCACAATGGCAAGTCAG TTCATGGCATGTGCGGGCATCGCTGTGATGTTTTCCTTCGGGAACATCATTCCATGGCGTTTTCTAGCCTTAATTG GAACCATACCGTGTATCATACAACTCATTGGGTTATTCTTTGTTCCCGAGTCTCCTAGATGGTTG GCAAATGTTGGTCGACAAAAAGAGCTAGAAGCAAGTCTTCAATGGCTTAGAGGTAAGGAAACTGATATCTCTCAAGAAGCCGCTGAGATACAG GACTGCAACCAATCTCTATATAAGCAACCAATCTCTAGATTTCAGGAGTTGCTTGAGACGAGATATGCCCGTCCAGTCAGT ATTGGAGTTGGACTATCTTTCCTGCTACCATGGGGAGGCAGTAATGGAGTTTTATTATACGCAAGCTCGATATTTGATACTGCAG GTTGCAATGTTGGTATTGCAACTACGACTATGTCTTTTATTCAG ATTCCGTTTTCTGTTTTAGGGGTTCTCTTGATGGATAAATTTGGAAGAAGGCCACTTCTAATG GTGGATTTGGCTGGAGCATGCTTGGGAGGCCTTCTTATAGGAGTGGGATTCCTGTTGCAG GATTTAAAACTGCCGGTGGATCTCAGTGCAACAACAGTTTTTGTTGGCATGCAG ATGTTTTTTGCATTTTATGCCTTTGGAGCTGGTTTGCCATTCGTCATCATCGCTGAG GTATTTCCAATGAACATAAAGGGCACAGCTGGAAGTTTAGCAGCTTTCATTAACTATTTGAACTCGTGGATTGTCGCCTATGTCTTTAACTTTTTGTTCAAGTGGAGTTCAGCAG GAGCATTCTTCATATTTTCGATTATCTATGCATTGCTGATTCTCTTCGTCCTAAAGATGTTGCCTGagacaaagaagaaaagtctTGAAGAGATACAGGCACTGTGGACACAAGAAGTCCACTGA
- the LOC113732770 gene encoding sugar transporter ERD6-like 5 isoform X1, translating into MDAERVLPDCSSQNGVNAEKGSSPKVTFAVVCSSFIVLCCFFTYGCACGYSSPAESGIIHDLGLSTAEYSTFGSLLLFGSMLGAIISGKVADIIGRRGALWFAELLLIIGWLAIAFAKGVWWLIVGRLLLGFSTGVQTYVSIVYLAETIPPNIRGGFTMASQFMACAGIAVMFSFGNIIPWRFLALIGTIPCIIQLIGLFFVPESPRWLANVGRQKELEASLQWLRGKETDISQEAAEIQDCNQSLYKQPISRFQELLETRYARPVSIGVGLSFLLPWGGSNGVLLYASSIFDTAGCNVGIATTTMSFIQIPFSVLGVLLMDKFGRRPLLMVDLAGACLGGLLIGVGFLLQDLKLPVDLSATTVFVGMQMFFAFYAFGAGLPFVIIAEVFPMNIKGTAGSLAAFINYLNSWIVAYVFNFLFKWSSAGAFFIFSIIYALLILFVLKMLPETKKKSLEEIQALWTQEVH; encoded by the exons TGTGGATATTCATCTCCTGCTGAATCTGGAATCATACATGACTTGGGCCTTTCTACTGCAGAG TATTCGACTTTTGGGTCATTGTTGTTATTTGGATCCATGTTGGGTGCAATCATAAGCGGCAAAGTAGCTGACATCATTGGTCGAAGAGGC GCATTATGGTTTGCTGAACTACTTCTCATCATTGGTTGGCTAGCAATTGCGTTTGCAAAg GGCGTGTGGTGGCTCATAGTAGGAAGACTGTTGTTGGGATTCAGCACTGGAGTTCAAACTTATGTG TCTATCGTATATCTTGCTGAAACCATACCACCAAATATTCGGGGAGGATTCACAATGGCAAGTCAG TTCATGGCATGTGCGGGCATCGCTGTGATGTTTTCCTTCGGGAACATCATTCCATGGCGTTTTCTAGCCTTAATTG GAACCATACCGTGTATCATACAACTCATTGGGTTATTCTTTGTTCCCGAGTCTCCTAGATGGTTG GCAAATGTTGGTCGACAAAAAGAGCTAGAAGCAAGTCTTCAATGGCTTAGAGGTAAGGAAACTGATATCTCTCAAGAAGCCGCTGAGATACAG GACTGCAACCAATCTCTATATAAGCAACCAATCTCTAGATTTCAGGAGTTGCTTGAGACGAGATATGCCCGTCCAGTCAGT ATTGGAGTTGGACTATCTTTCCTGCTACCATGGGGAGGCAGTAATGGAGTTTTATTATACGCAAGCTCGATATTTGATACTGCAG GTTGCAATGTTGGTATTGCAACTACGACTATGTCTTTTATTCAG ATTCCGTTTTCTGTTTTAGGGGTTCTCTTGATGGATAAATTTGGAAGAAGGCCACTTCTAATG GTGGATTTGGCTGGAGCATGCTTGGGAGGCCTTCTTATAGGAGTGGGATTCCTGTTGCAG GATTTAAAACTGCCGGTGGATCTCAGTGCAACAACAGTTTTTGTTGGCATGCAG ATGTTTTTTGCATTTTATGCCTTTGGAGCTGGTTTGCCATTCGTCATCATCGCTGAG GTATTTCCAATGAACATAAAGGGCACAGCTGGAAGTTTAGCAGCTTTCATTAACTATTTGAACTCGTGGATTGTCGCCTATGTCTTTAACTTTTTGTTCAAGTGGAGTTCAGCAG GAGCATTCTTCATATTTTCGATTATCTATGCATTGCTGATTCTCTTCGTCCTAAAGATGTTGCCTGagacaaagaagaaaagtctTGAAGAGATACAGGCACTGTGGACACAAGAAGTCCACTGA